DNA from Pseudomonas putida:
GAGCTGCATCGCACAGTCGAGCGTCACACCATGTGCGTGGCAACCTTCCTCGACCAGCTGGCGCGTGCGAGAGGCCGGCTCGCGCAGCACCACACGTTGGTCGGCGATCTCCTTGACGCTGACCTGCTCGCGGTTGGCCCAAGGATGGTCGTCGCGCACCACCGCAAGGATCGGGCAGGTGCGATACAGCTGCGTACTCAGGCGATGGTCGAACTCCGATAGGGCCAGGATCGCCACGTCGATGTCGAAGTTGTACAGGCGCTCCAGCGTACCGGCTTCGCTGGTGAACGAGGTTTCCAGCTCGATGTCCGGGTACCGCTGCATCAGCGAATAGGTCAGGCTCATGGCAATCGGCGGGGAGACGGCGCCGATGCGCAGCATGCCCTGCTTGCGTTGGGCAAAGCTCTGCAGCAATTGCAGAGCTTCGTCCTCCTGGCCGAACAGTCCCTGCGTGATCTCGTACAACTGCTGGCCGGCAGGGCTGAGCTCGATGAAGCGGCCGCGACGATGGAACAGCTCCACCGAGAAGCGTTTTTCCAGCCCGCTGACCTGCTCGCTGATGGTCGGTTGGCCGATGTTGAGCAGCGTGGCGGCCTGGGTGAAGCTTCCGGTCCTGGCAACGGCATGAAAGGACCGCAACCATTTGTGGTACTGGTACATGGAGCCTCTCGGTCAGGGGCGCGCGGGCAATGACTGGCATGGTCACACCCTCAGCGCCGGATGAACAGGGCCACCAGGGCACTGCAGGCGCAGGCCGTTGTGACGACGATGAAGATCAGCGACGTATTGCCGGTAGTGTCCAGCATACGTCCAATCAACGGTTCGGCCAGGCCCGCGAACAGATAGGACGAGAAA
Protein-coding regions in this window:
- a CDS encoding LysR substrate-binding domain-containing protein; protein product: MYQYHKWLRSFHAVARTGSFTQAATLLNIGQPTISEQVSGLEKRFSVELFHRRGRFIELSPAGQQLYEITQGLFGQEDEALQLLQSFAQRKQGMLRIGAVSPPIAMSLTYSLMQRYPDIELETSFTSEAGTLERLYNFDIDVAILALSEFDHRLSTQLYRTCPILAVVRDDHPWANREQVSVKEIADQRVVLREPASRTRQLVEEGCHAHGVTLDCAMQLNSREAIVHAVVHGIGIGFVSAVEYADRPGTRSIAFVEDPFHISYYLCCLSIRRNRPIICELFDVCAALDSH